A segment of the Pieris napi chromosome 5, ilPieNapi1.2, whole genome shotgun sequence genome:
gaaaataacacAGTAAGGTTTCTAAAACGACTCAGAGAAAGGTCTTCATGGAGTAGCTGAAAATGTCCACCGATTGTTCCTCACCGTTTTATTGTAACCATTATACAATTTGTAATTTTCCTTAGGTGCGCCTTCTACGCTGGTGTTCACATATCTATCTGACCTGGTTGGTGTTAAGAGACGCCAGTTTTATTTGGACATAGTTGGTATGAGCTTTGTCGCAGCTTGGCTTATATTACcaggtaaattttaattcttattactttagttattgcagaatataaaaatacaataataaaaatacatagctAAATGTTTTGCTCGTTGAACTAATACATAGAAATGGCTGAACAGAAGTCGAATAGACCATACAAAAAAGCTCATGAAATTTAAACTGGACTTAAATTTGACAgaaaagaacaaaaaaaaaccctttattacacataataaaaacggattaacatttaaatataatacttaatttttaaagacaatttgaaaaacatcttgattttataataaaactgcaCCAGAAGAATACTTTTCGTTTCAGCCTAGGACAGGTTGAGAAGTGCCTTGAGATTGTTAGTAAATGTATAAAGATTCAAATCTATAgagaaaattttgttttaaggaTAGTGGTAAAAGATGAAAGGACTATCTATGAAAGATAAATATAGTAATACTGACACATTAAAATTCGTCAATTCGGCAATTATCGAAAGAGcaaattaatagttttaatgaCTTTAAAGAAGCGAACGTGGCCTAGGTTCAATATAATACGGTAGATTTTGATATTTGtgtaaatctataaataaataagagtaAAATCGACtcttataacaattaattttaaacctgGGCCTAATAGAACCGTCATCTTCACCGTCGGCTTCCATTTTACGATTAAATCGAATCCAAATTGAATGCATACACATATTAACAGTTAATCACGGATTAGTACTCACATAAAAACATGAGGTTAACATTGCTGTCATTCAAATAGCGATCTAGGACATTTAATTCGGCACTTGCTGACCCGTTCAACGGTAAATCAATCTTAATGTATGattgataaatttaagaatttattttaatgttatttaaatatttgtatgaatcgttaaagtttttataagcACATGAGCGTAGTGTCTAAGGTGATGTGAATTTACATTTGACGTTAGCTTACATATAAAGTAAACAAACTGAACAAAATAAGACCTAGCTGTATCTATTAGAGTCCTTTGGAACTTGCTtactatctaatatataaaattctcgtgtcgcggtgtttgtggttaaactcctccgaaacggctcgaccgattctcatgaaattttgtgtgcatattggggatgtctgagaatcggacaatatctatttttcatcccacTGAATGTTAAGGgaagtccacccctaaatatttttttttatttttagatatttttttctgtttttatttttttatgatacagcattaaaaaatacatacaacccctaactttcacccctctacgatcaatccctatttttttattataaatgatatacgtggcaaaacgacgtttgccggtcAGCAAGTATTTCTATAGATTTTCAATGCTATTTTTGCAAAAGAATTCAATTAAAAGAACGAGTTAAGCATGACGTTCAGACCCGAGCTGTAACGCAACTTCGGCTCTGTACTTCGAGAGCAAACAACGTCTATGTGGAGAGAACGTCGCTACTAATAAATGCACTACCCGGTCAGTTATTAGATAACCCAACGTTAAGCAACATAAAAAACGAGTTGAAGAATTGTTTTcatatgcatttgtcgcgctcctGACAAGACCGCTGTTACTATTGTAACcgaaaatgaaaatgaaaatgaaaaccACTGTCGTGTGTATTATTATACACACGACAGTGGTTTTCAAATTATTACCTTTAACTTACCAAgatttagattatattattctgtaaaataaataaataaaaaaattattaatttttgtatgtgcaaataaaataataatttatattctatacAGTATTATCTATAACTGTAACAAAAAGTTTAGgtcaaatgaataattaattagctTAGCTTTTAAGTGAGTGGGCTCGCATCATTTGACTAACGATTACGAAGAGAAATGTcagtataaacaaaaaatattaactttgcATTTCATTTGCGATTGAGCGTATTGACTATTGATACAATAATATCTAGGTGACCTAGACTTTCTATGATCTTGAATCCTAGTTTAAgatcttttaaaactaaatgtcttaatttattgtataataatttatatatttatgcatctgttacgatgttttctgtgatataaaataaatcagtggcgctacaacctttttagttctgggcctcTGATTTATGTAAGAAGAGGAAGGAAGAagctgatcagcctcctgagaCATGTTAAATGCccacataaaaagaaagatcattggtgcacagccagggatcgaacctacaacctcagagATACTAGTCACACTCTGTagctactaggccaatactACTCTTGTAGATAACACTTCAGTAATAATTACtcaaataaagatatattgaagttgaaaaaatatttttttttgtaaattttatcagTCTTACCATACATCATAACTTACAAATGGCGACGCTATTTTTAACGCGTTGCGTTTAGATATTTggttatagttttaattataagcaagtaggtacgtttgttcaatttatacacaataatatttaaattcacaGCTGTAGCATGGCTAGTCATTCCTTTCAACGTTGGAGCATCAACAATCTTCCCCACTCATTCCTGGAGGCTGTATATTGCTGTTGGAAGCATACCCGGATTCATCGCAGGCCTTTGGTTGATCTTCTTGCCCGAAAGCCCTCGACTTTTGACTGATACAAATAGAGCTGATGAGGCTTTGAACATTTTGAAACATATCAACAAGAAGAATAATGGTTCTGATACTCAGTTTAAGGTACGTTGTAAGGTCGAGGCAGGAACgtaatttttctaaaagtgAGCttcaattgattttatttgagaTATTCGTATACATATTGTTTTTGCTTAATGAATCCTCGGCCAACTAGCATTACAGGTGTCTTATTGCCTTTCCAGATAAAGAAGATAATTCAAGACAACATATTTGTGACTAAATCTCTAAGCGGAGAAGAGAGTAGAACCAAAGCATTATTTGTAAGCGTACTCAAAGATCTGAAACTGTTTGTATCCAAAGCATACGCGATGAAGTCTTctcttattttattcattttcttcGCGAATATGGCAGCgtaagtgtttttattaattattaattactttgccACATTACAGGTTTGTATAAATGAAACAGACTCACTTCTGAATGAATGTTCTTtttttgcataaaaaaatgatcGAACATCCCACCTTACTAAGTACAATTTGTGATTGATAACAAAACTTAACAGATAAACCCCAGctgttaataaatttgatGAATGAAGTAAAGCTGTAGTAGGAAGGAGGAGTAGGTGTAGCTATGGCACCTGGTAATGAAGTTTTAAAAGGAAGGAATCCGAACAGaccctaaaataattaaagctcGGATTACCCAAGAACAAAAATCTACTTTcattaattctaaaaaaaaaccctAAATTAGCCCGATTAGATAAGTTAGTTCGGCATTATAAGATGTTATATTCTGATAAAAAATCATGTTTttacctaataaataaaataaaagcgcATTTactatggagagtgttcagaggagttgttcggataaacctgcagctgagtttcatcatcggacgtcgaggcacaatacgaaattccaagcgtatcacctcgatgtccgtggttccacaactaagcgtttttaaggcagtttttgccgcgcactatgtgaaaccagttgccttcaagaaaagagcgtacctttCTTAAATAGCAGACAACGCGCTTGCGGACCCTCTGGCGTTGAGAGTTTCCaggggcggtggtatcacttaacatcaggtgagtctcctgccgtttgccctctgttctatGAAAAAAGGAAAGGAAGTTTATAATGTCACTATAATCTTTTGGTGAAtgatttacaaattaattattacaaaaaagttacatatatatgtataacttgtatatttttttgtacttcttatttatactaagtatttttccttactatgtatgcctggaagagatcgcttgttagcgataaggccgcccgttgcattccttataatttctttcttgtatttatttgtacatgaattgtttaataaattaatttttgtaagttgttattattattattctttatttaagtGGTTTCGGCCTCAACCTTTGGATCCCAGAATTGCTTCTTCGAATGCAAGGCAAGGACTGTAAATCATCATTACCTGAACATGCCAAACTGTTCAATGCTACCAACATAGCTTGGAAAGATTTGCCTAAAATTTACGATAATTTCGCTACTGAAGTGGACAGGTACAATGGAAGTACGAAGCTTGAAGACTCTCGCGAACCATGTCACGAGGGAATAGACGAATCTGTGAGTATTATGTAATTAACCTAATATTTCTTTAGTATAGTTTGGTCACCGTcaccttagacccaaagtgTCAGGTACAGatggttgatcacctacttgcctattagaaataataacgGAACATCATCACAACAATCAGtgtcgctacaacctcttttaggtcttggcctcagataaCTGAAtctgactttttgggtctaagatatgtcggtttcctcacgatgttttccttcaccgttcgagcaaatgttaaatgcgcacataaaaagaaaatccattggtgcacagccggggatcgaacctacgacctcaggtatgagagtcgcacgctgaagccactaggccaacacaaaACCTCGTGTAATACAGTGTATTCCATTTGCAATCACTTTCAACGAAACGGAGATATTTTAAGGAACTCAACTACCTTCAATACTACCTTAACTTCAGCTGTTCGTGGCTAATTAACTTACAAATTTTAgcatatattatactatttgACTTTTTTATAGTAGAAAATATCGAATTTGTTATTTCCACACTAACAAAGAATGAAAAAAGAACTATACGatataaaacatttgaataaatCATCTCAAACTTTCtaattttttaggtttttactTCTGGCTTAATTGTGGGGGCATGCTGTGTCCTTGGGAACGCAGCGTGTGCCCTAATATCCTCCCGTGGTGGGGGCCAGGGGGTCAAAAGGGCCGCTACCATTTGCACATTAGCTTGCGCACTGGCGTGTGCCTGTTTGGCAGCCTGTGTGTGCGCATGTACTGCGTCAAGTAAAATTGCAGTTGCGGCGGCTGCAGCATTGAATGCTGCATCATTAAACGGGAATGTCCTGCTTATAAGGCTGTTATTACATGCGCTACCAGCGAAACTAAGGTACATTTAGTTTATATTCTTATTTGGCAATAGATATTATATGATCGTAAAAATCAAGACCAATACGTGACTTTTGTGAattgtaaaatacaatattgttttgtttatattttattaatagaaagaTGCTGTGTCAAGAGAtttcaaagtaaataaatatttctaacaAGGTCAGACATCTTCATGCAAAATATACTTcagtaagtttttaaaaattagtagtTTTTAGTAAAACTGTTGTGGATTCACAAAAACTCTTTTGCAGTGTAAGTGAAAGTCATGGTATGAAACAGTTAACTGTTTCGTTAACTTTTAACGTCCTTCTTAACCTCATCCTGTTGAATGACCCAATTAGATAATACGTTTGATCTAATCTTTAGATCAACTGCTCAGAGAACAAGACAGTACATTCCTACGAATTAGCGCTATTCCGTCGCatatatacttatttgttAAGAAATTCTTTTATgaccataaaataaattatacaaaaaaaaaattgtatttgattTCAAAGGCATGATAAATATGGTCTCATGGTAACTGTCTACCaatgtatttccgaaccaattcaacttagggttcATTAAGAAGTTTATTAATAGCTCGCTAGCTGttcataaaaggccggcaacgcacttacgagccctctggcaatgtgagtctCTATGGGCGaagatatcacttaacatcaagtgagccgCCTGCCCGGTAACAGGGAGGTaccctgttacataaaaaatataggataagaaaaatatattattataatagtccttaattaattaaaaatcataattatagttttataaataaaacaataacctATTTATATTTGAGAGAGAATGTATGTATCACCTTTCTTCAATATTCGTAAAAAgtgattttgttatttttcagTGGTCTCGGAGTGTGCTGGGGTGCGTGGTGGGGTCGCGCTGGAGGAGTTGCCTCCAACCTTGCTGTGGGTGTGTTGCTTGACTACTCCTGCCCAGCACCGTTCGTGTCGGTCGCTGCGTTACTGGCACGTATGTATTACCAGGACTTTATATGTCATTATAtcttaattaagtatttaatccATGGTGTATCTGTAGTACGTATATGTATGAACAGTAAAACTGTTTTCCTATATTTTATTGCGCctgtcaaaatatttatagccaattttgcagaagcaatatataaattagttCAGGCGCAGTTTTATCTTCATGTATGCCTTTTAATTCCtatcttataaaattaataaattctgaataaaatattatttatatttatttattattatattattcccTTGTATTAAATGCATATGTCCTTATTTCTATTAACAGAGGACTAGATACTAAGCACTGTTATATGTGATAAAACAACTTTGAAGTGCCGTGCATGTTTTTTCATATATGTGGTAATATTTCTGTCTGTAAATTACTCAAATATGCAGAAAGCTGTTAGTGActtcctaatttttttatagattaagCCTTCTGCCTAAAAGTAATTTTCTAGTTCAGGTTACTCAATGtacaaaagaaataacttCATTCCAAGGTCGTATGTTAGGTTTTTCTTTCGgtaagaaaaacatcgta
Coding sequences within it:
- the LOC125049498 gene encoding synaptic vesicle glycoprotein 2B-like, whose product is MVCKVAPKTSNPSQRVNGDSQETPLEIADFETALDTAGYGRFSRSVLGACACAFFTTGVQNCVMSYVLPAARCELQLTTYQAGLINMAFMSGGVASAFFWGIVGDVFGRKNILSITLLVDSALLLAQSTVTDYRLLLAARSINGFLIGAPSTLVFTYLSDLVGVKRRQFYLDIVGMSFVAAWLILPAVAWLVIPFNVGASTIFPTHSWRLYIAVGSIPGFIAGLWLIFLPESPRLLTDTNRADEALNILKHINKKNNGSDTQFKIKKIIQDNIFVTKSLSGEESRTKALFVSVLKDLKLFVSKAYAMKSSLILFIFFANMAAGFGLNLWIPELLLRMQGKDCKSSLPEHAKLFNATNIAWKDLPKIYDNFATEVDRYNGSTKLEDSREPCHEGIDESVFTSGLIVGACCVLGNAACALISSRGGGQGVKRAATICTLACALACACLAACVCACTASSKIAVAAAAALNAASLNGNVLLIRLLLHALPAKLSGLGVCWGAWWGRAGGVASNLAVGVLLDYSCPAPFVSVAALLALSIGGIMMIKLEETKDQEEKTDTDKTLGLERYISTHM